The window TCGTCCTGGGCGGCCTGGTGCTCTCCGCCGCGATCGTGATCTTCCCCCTGTCGTACGTCGTCGGCGACGTGCTCACCGAAGTCTGGGGCTACGGGGCCGCGCGGCGCGTGATCTGGCTCGGCTTCGCCTGCAACGCCGTCATGGTGGTCGCGATCTGGCTCGGGGGCGCGCTGCCAGCCGCGCCCTTCTGGAAGGGCCAGCCCGCGTACGACGAGATCCTCGGCACGACGCCGCGCATCCTCGCCGCGTCCTTCCTCGCGTACCTCGCGGGCGAGTTCGCGAACGCCTACGTGCTCGCCCGGCTGAAGATCCTCACGCGGGGGCGCTGGCTCTGGACCCGGACGATCGGGTCGACGGTCGTGGGTCAGGCGCTCGACACCGTGGTCTTCGTGACGCTCGCG is drawn from Candidatus Rokuibacteriota bacterium and contains these coding sequences:
- a CDS encoding queuosine precursor transporter, which codes for MSWRFVTVAALFIACLLTANTMASKLIVLGGLVLSAAIVIFPLSYVVGDVLTEVWGYGAARRVIWLGFACNAVMVVAIWLGGALPAAPFWKGQPAYDEILGTTPRILAASFLAYLAGEFANAYVLARLKILTRGRWLWTRTIGSTVVGQALDTVVFVTLAFAGTVPGAVLTGLIAGQWAVKVAYEAAATPLTYAAVAWLKARERVDTFDYGTDFNPIRL